A genome region from Dickeya dadantii NCPPB 898 includes the following:
- the sbcD gene encoding exonuclease subunit SbcD has translation MRIIHTSDWHLGQYFYTRSRAPEHQAFLHWLVQQVEQHQADAVIVAGDVFDNGAPPSYAREMYNHFVVALQRTGCQLVVMGGNHDSVATLNESRALLACLNTRVIAGFDGDINEQVLVLNNRAGEPGALLCAVPFLRPRDVLTSQAGQSGAQKQQALQDAIASHYQRCYQLACEQRETLGRELPIVLTGHLTTVGVATSDSVRDIYIGTLDAFPAQAFPPADYIALGHIHRPQRVAQCEHIRYSGSPIPLSFDELNHEKSVYLVHFEQGKLHEVTALTIPTEQPMQLVKGNLPEIERRLAGFRDYHGDKAVWLDIEIATQDYLSDMQQHIQTLTEPLNVEVLLLRRAREQQQQMLVQLEKETLEELHPAEVFARRLAQENDLDEPRQQRLKGLFDRVIQEIDEQRREASA, from the coding sequence ATGCGAATTATTCATACGTCTGACTGGCATCTCGGTCAGTACTTTTATACCCGGAGCCGTGCGCCTGAGCATCAGGCGTTTTTGCACTGGCTGGTTCAGCAGGTTGAGCAGCATCAGGCCGATGCAGTAATAGTAGCAGGTGATGTGTTCGATAACGGCGCACCGCCCAGTTATGCCCGTGAAATGTATAACCATTTTGTGGTGGCGTTGCAGCGCACCGGCTGCCAGTTGGTGGTAATGGGCGGCAACCACGATTCGGTCGCCACGCTGAATGAATCACGCGCGCTGCTGGCCTGCCTGAATACCCGGGTGATTGCCGGCTTTGACGGCGATATCAACGAGCAGGTGCTGGTGCTGAACAACCGCGCGGGCGAGCCAGGCGCGCTGCTGTGCGCCGTTCCCTTTCTGCGTCCGCGCGACGTGCTCACCAGCCAGGCCGGCCAGTCCGGCGCGCAAAAACAGCAGGCGTTGCAGGACGCCATCGCCAGCCATTATCAGCGCTGTTATCAGCTCGCCTGCGAGCAGCGAGAAACGCTGGGCCGCGAACTGCCGATTGTCCTGACGGGCCACCTCACCACGGTGGGCGTCGCCACGTCCGATTCGGTGCGCGATATCTATATCGGCACGCTGGACGCGTTCCCGGCGCAGGCATTCCCCCCGGCGGACTACATTGCGCTCGGCCATATTCATCGCCCGCAGCGAGTAGCGCAATGCGAGCACATCCGTTACAGCGGCTCGCCGATTCCGCTGAGTTTTGACGAACTGAATCATGAGAAATCAGTGTATCTGGTGCATTTCGAGCAGGGTAAACTGCACGAGGTTACCGCACTGACCATACCGACCGAGCAGCCGATGCAACTGGTCAAAGGCAATCTGCCGGAGATCGAACGCCGGCTGGCCGGATTCCGCGACTATCATGGCGACAAAGCGGTGTGGCTGGATATTGAAATCGCCACCCAGGATTATCTGAGCGACATGCAGCAACACATTCAAACGCTGACTGAACCGCTGAATGTGGAAGTGCTGCTGCTGCGCCGGGCGCGGGAACAGCAACAACAAATGCTGGTGCAACTGGAGAAGGAAACGCTGGAGGAGCTACATCCCGCCGAGGTGTTTGCCCGGCGTCTGGCGCAGGAGAACGATTTGGACGAGCCTCGTCAGCAGCGCCTGAAAGGCTTGTTCGATCGGGTTATTCAGGAAATTGACGAGCAGCGACGGGAGGCGTCCGCATGA
- the phoB gene encoding phosphate response regulator transcription factor PhoB, whose amino-acid sequence MARRILVVEDEAPIREMVCFVLEQNGYQPVEAEDYDSAVTRLAEPYPELVLLDWMLPGGSGLQFIKHMKREALTRDIPVMMLTARGEEEDRVRGLEVGADDYITKPFSPKELVARIKAVMRRISPMAVEEVIEMRGLSLDPSSHRVTTEEHALDMGPTEFKLLHFFMTHPERVYSREQLLNHVWGTNVYVEDRTVDVHIRRLRKALETSGHDKMVQTVRGTGYRFSTRY is encoded by the coding sequence ATGGCAAGACGTATTTTGGTGGTGGAAGATGAAGCGCCGATCCGCGAGATGGTGTGCTTCGTGCTGGAACAGAACGGCTATCAGCCGGTTGAGGCTGAGGATTATGACAGCGCCGTTACCCGGCTGGCCGAACCTTATCCTGAACTGGTGCTGCTGGACTGGATGCTACCCGGCGGGTCCGGTTTGCAGTTTATCAAGCACATGAAACGCGAAGCGCTGACCCGTGATATTCCGGTCATGATGCTGACGGCGCGTGGTGAAGAAGAAGATCGCGTGCGCGGTCTGGAAGTGGGCGCCGACGACTACATCACCAAACCGTTTTCGCCCAAAGAGCTGGTGGCGCGCATCAAAGCGGTGATGCGCCGGATTTCGCCGATGGCGGTTGAAGAAGTGATTGAAATGCGCGGGTTGAGCCTGGACCCCTCGTCCCATCGGGTGACTACGGAAGAACACGCGCTGGATATGGGGCCGACGGAGTTCAAGCTACTGCACTTCTTTATGACCCATCCGGAACGGGTATATAGTCGTGAGCAGTTGCTGAATCATGTATGGGGCACTAACGTTTATGTTGAGGATCGGACTGTGGATGTCCATATCCGCCGCCTGCGCAAGGCGCTGGAAACCAGTGGACACGACAAGATGGTTCAGACCGTTCGGGGAACTGGATACCGTTTCTCAACACGTTACTGA
- the phoR gene encoding phosphate regulon sensor histidine kinase PhoR: MLERLSWKKLALELAFFCLPGLLLGLIIGYLPWFLLASVLAALCWNFYNQLRLSYWLWVDRSMTPPPGRWSWEPLFYGLYQMQLRNRRRRRELALLIKRFRSGAESLPDAVVITTEEGGIIWCNRLAQHLLSFRWPEDNGQNILNLLRYPEFTQYMQLQDFSRPLTLTLKNAHHVEFRVMPYSEGQLLMVARDVTQMHQLEGARRNFFANVSHELRTPLTVLQGYLEMMNDESLDGALQSKALHTMQEQTRRMDGLVRQLLTLSRIEAAAAIDLNEKVDIPLMLRLLKREADTLSQGRHEIVFRVNEQLQVFGNEEQLRSAVSNLVYNAVNHTPQGTRIEVCWQQTPQGAQFQVSDNGPGIAAEHLPRLTERFYRVDKARSRQTGGSGLGLAIVKHALSHHDSRLEILSEEGAGSRFMFTLPNRLIVRSVLNQNTANPQL; this comes from the coding sequence GTGCTAGAACGTTTGTCCTGGAAAAAGCTGGCGCTGGAGCTGGCTTTTTTTTGTTTGCCCGGTCTGCTGCTGGGGCTGATTATCGGCTATCTGCCCTGGTTCCTGCTGGCGTCGGTACTGGCGGCGCTGTGCTGGAACTTCTATAACCAGCTGCGTTTATCTTACTGGCTGTGGGTTGACCGCAGCATGACCCCGCCGCCCGGCCGCTGGAGCTGGGAACCTCTGTTTTACGGCTTGTATCAGATGCAACTGCGTAACCGCCGCCGCCGGCGTGAGCTGGCGCTGCTGATCAAACGCTTTCGCAGTGGGGCGGAATCATTACCGGATGCGGTGGTGATCACTACCGAAGAGGGCGGCATCATCTGGTGTAACCGGCTGGCCCAGCACCTGCTCAGCTTTCGCTGGCCGGAAGACAACGGCCAGAACATCCTCAACCTGCTGCGTTACCCGGAATTCACCCAGTACATGCAACTGCAGGATTTCAGCCGCCCGCTGACGCTGACGTTGAAAAACGCCCACCACGTAGAATTCCGGGTGATGCCCTATTCGGAAGGCCAACTGCTGATGGTGGCCCGCGATGTGACCCAGATGCATCAACTGGAGGGCGCGCGGCGCAACTTTTTCGCCAACGTCAGCCACGAGCTGCGCACACCGTTGACGGTGTTGCAGGGCTATCTGGAGATGATGAACGACGAATCGTTGGATGGCGCGTTGCAGTCCAAGGCGTTGCACACCATGCAGGAGCAAACCCGCCGCATGGACGGGCTGGTGCGGCAATTGCTGACGCTGTCGCGCATCGAAGCCGCCGCCGCCATCGATCTCAACGAGAAGGTGGATATCCCGCTGATGCTGCGGCTGCTCAAGCGTGAAGCCGATACCCTGAGTCAGGGGCGTCACGAGATTGTGTTTCGCGTCAATGAGCAACTGCAGGTGTTCGGCAACGAAGAACAGTTGCGCAGCGCGGTGTCGAACCTGGTGTATAACGCCGTCAACCATACGCCGCAGGGCACCCGCATTGAGGTGTGCTGGCAGCAGACGCCGCAGGGCGCGCAGTTCCAGGTCAGCGATAACGGGCCGGGCATCGCCGCCGAACACCTTCCGCGCCTGACCGAACGTTTTTATCGTGTCGACAAGGCCCGTTCGCGCCAGACCGGCGGCAGCGGGCTGGGGCTGGCGATCGTCAAGCATGCGCTCAGCCACCACGACTCCCGGCTGGAAATTCTCAGCGAAGAAGGCGCCGGCTCCCGTTTCATGTTCACGTTGCCGAACCGGCTGATTGTCCGTTCGGTGCTGAATCAGAACACGGCGAACCCACAGTTGTGA
- a CDS encoding PstS family phosphate ABC transporter substrate-binding protein: MIPTRRLLALLLCLFGQAAAAAPQAMLAGNLSSAGSDTLANLMTFWAADFSQHYPGVNLQIQAAGSSSAPTALAAGAAQLGPMSRPMKSSEIEAFEQHYGYAPTAVPVALDALVVLVNQDNPITGLTVRQLDAIFSVTRRCGAGKTVQRWQELGLNGVWQQRSLLRYGRNSASGTYGFFKQQALCGGDFLPQVNELPGSASVVQAVAASVNAIGYASIGFRASGVRVLPLAASDKDDYVLPTADTIRSGRYPYTRYLYIYVNKMPGKPLEPLTAAFLDRVLSAPGQALVSQDGYLPLPEITREQARQLLGLDDATPASESDPAKN, encoded by the coding sequence ATGATACCCACCCGCCGCCTGCTTGCCTTGCTGTTGTGCCTGTTCGGTCAGGCCGCCGCCGCTGCGCCGCAGGCTATGCTGGCGGGCAACCTATCCAGCGCCGGCTCCGACACGCTGGCAAACCTGATGACCTTCTGGGCGGCGGATTTCAGCCAGCATTACCCCGGCGTTAACCTGCAGATTCAGGCGGCCGGTTCGTCGTCGGCGCCGACGGCGCTGGCGGCAGGGGCGGCACAGCTGGGGCCGATGAGCCGGCCGATGAAGAGCAGCGAAATCGAAGCGTTCGAACAGCATTACGGGTATGCGCCGACAGCGGTGCCGGTGGCGCTGGACGCGCTGGTGGTGCTGGTCAATCAGGACAACCCGATTACCGGGCTGACGGTGCGCCAGCTTGACGCCATCTTCTCCGTGACGCGACGCTGCGGCGCCGGGAAAACGGTGCAACGCTGGCAGGAACTGGGGCTGAACGGCGTCTGGCAACAACGATCGCTGCTGCGTTATGGGCGCAATTCGGCCTCCGGCACCTATGGCTTCTTCAAACAACAGGCGCTGTGCGGCGGCGATTTCCTGCCGCAGGTCAACGAATTGCCCGGCTCCGCCTCGGTGGTGCAGGCGGTAGCGGCGTCGGTCAACGCCATCGGTTACGCCAGCATCGGTTTTCGCGCCAGCGGGGTGCGGGTGTTGCCGCTGGCGGCCAGCGACAAGGACGATTACGTGTTGCCGACCGCCGACACCATCCGCAGCGGGCGCTATCCCTATACGCGTTATCTCTACATTTACGTCAATAAAATGCCGGGTAAACCGCTGGAACCGCTGACCGCCGCGTTTCTTGACCGGGTGTTGTCAGCGCCGGGGCAGGCGCTGGTCAGCCAGGATGGTTACCTGCCGCTACCGGAAATCACGCGCGAACAGGCCAGACAACTGCTCGGGCTTGACGATGCGACGCCGGCATCGGAGAGCGATCCTGCGAAAAACTGA
- a CDS encoding cobalamin-independent methionine synthase II family protein, which translates to MTQALPPFRADVVGSLLRPAAIKQARLQFQAGEIDAAALRRVEDQEIQRAVELQRAAGLQLVTDGEFRRAWWHFDFFDNLNGVERYEAEQGIQFNGVQTKARGVKVTGKVSFNPQHPMLDDFRFLKSVAGDAVAKMTIPSPSVLHFRGGRSVIDSTVYPDLADYFDDLAQTWHDAIHAFYEAGCRYLQLDDTVWAYLCSEDQKRQIRERGDDPDYLRRTYAQVLNKALEGKPADLVVGLHVCRGNFRSTWISEGGYGPVAETLFGEVNVDAFFLEYDTERAGGFEPLRFIKPGHQKVVLGLITTKTGALEKADDVQQRIAEATQYIALDQLCLSPQCGFASTEEGNTLSEEQQWAKLKLVVDIAKRVW; encoded by the coding sequence ATGACACAAGCCCTTCCTCCGTTCCGTGCCGATGTGGTCGGCAGTTTGTTGCGTCCGGCTGCCATCAAGCAGGCGCGTTTACAGTTTCAGGCCGGTGAGATTGATGCCGCTGCGTTGCGCCGCGTCGAAGATCAGGAAATTCAGCGTGCGGTGGAATTGCAGCGCGCGGCGGGTCTGCAACTGGTGACCGACGGCGAGTTTCGCCGCGCTTGGTGGCATTTTGACTTCTTTGACAACCTGAATGGCGTGGAGCGCTATGAAGCGGAGCAGGGCATCCAGTTCAACGGCGTGCAGACCAAAGCTCGCGGCGTAAAAGTCACCGGCAAGGTCAGTTTTAATCCGCAGCACCCGATGCTGGACGATTTCCGTTTCCTTAAAAGCGTGGCCGGCGATGCCGTCGCCAAAATGACTATCCCCAGCCCGAGCGTGCTGCACTTCCGCGGCGGCCGTAGCGTGATCGACAGTACCGTTTATCCGGATCTGGCCGACTACTTCGACGATCTGGCGCAGACCTGGCATGATGCGATCCACGCGTTTTATGAAGCGGGCTGCCGTTATCTGCAACTGGACGACACCGTATGGGCTTATCTGTGCTCCGAAGACCAGAAACGCCAGATCCGTGAACGTGGCGATGATCCGGATTATCTGCGTCGCACCTATGCGCAGGTGCTGAACAAGGCGCTGGAAGGCAAACCTGCCGATCTGGTAGTGGGCCTGCATGTTTGCCGCGGCAACTTCCGTTCCACCTGGATTTCCGAAGGCGGCTATGGGCCGGTGGCGGAAACCCTGTTCGGCGAAGTCAATGTGGACGCGTTCTTCCTCGAATACGACACCGAGCGGGCGGGCGGGTTCGAACCGCTGCGTTTCATCAAACCGGGTCACCAGAAAGTGGTGCTGGGCCTGATTACCACCAAGACCGGGGCGCTGGAAAAAGCGGACGACGTGCAGCAGCGCATCGCCGAAGCGACGCAATATATTGCGCTGGACCAACTGTGCTTAAGCCCGCAGTGCGGCTTTGCGTCTACCGAAGAGGGCAACACGCTGTCGGAAGAGCAGCAGTGGGCCAAACTGAAACTGGTGGTGGATATCGCCAAACGCGTCTGGTAA
- the brnQ gene encoding branched-chain amino acid transport system II carrier protein translates to MSHRLTSKDIVALGFMTFALFVGAGNIIFPPMVGQQAGEHVWIAALGFLITAVGLPVLTVIALARVGGGIDTLSSPIGKKAGVLLATVCYLAVGPLFATPRTATVSFEVGIAPLVGEGASPLLIYSLIYFAIVIAISLYPGRLLDTVGHILAPVKIIALTVLGIAALLWPAGTPMPTAEAYQQVPFSSGFVNGYLTMDTLGAMVFGIVIVNAARSRGVSDAALLTRYTIWAGLIAGLGLTLVYLSLFHLGSFSGSLVPNAQNGAEILHAYVQYTFGNMGSSFLALLIFIACMVTAVGLTCACAEFFAQYLPLSYRALVFVLGLFSMVVSNLGLSHLIQLSVPVLTAIYPPCIVLVLLSFTRRWWNNSTHVIAPVMLVSLLFGLIDGIKSSAFQSLLPGWTQSLPMSEQGLAWLPPSLLILLVVAIYDRITGRQEVTAHS, encoded by the coding sequence ATGAGTCATCGTTTAACTTCCAAAGATATCGTGGCATTGGGCTTCATGACCTTTGCCCTGTTTGTCGGCGCCGGAAACATTATTTTCCCGCCGATGGTTGGCCAGCAGGCTGGTGAACACGTGTGGATCGCTGCGCTCGGTTTCCTGATTACCGCGGTGGGCCTGCCGGTGCTGACGGTGATCGCGCTGGCCCGCGTGGGCGGCGGCATCGATACGCTGAGCAGCCCGATCGGCAAGAAAGCCGGCGTGCTGTTGGCGACGGTCTGCTATCTGGCGGTGGGGCCGTTGTTCGCCACGCCGCGCACCGCCACGGTGTCGTTCGAAGTAGGGATCGCGCCGTTGGTGGGCGAAGGCGCCTCGCCGCTGTTGATTTACAGCCTGATTTACTTCGCCATCGTGATCGCGATTTCGCTCTATCCCGGCCGTTTGCTGGATACCGTTGGGCATATTCTGGCGCCGGTAAAAATCATCGCGCTGACCGTGCTGGGCATCGCGGCGCTGTTATGGCCAGCCGGCACGCCGATGCCGACGGCCGAGGCCTACCAGCAGGTGCCGTTCTCCAGTGGTTTCGTCAACGGCTACCTGACCATGGATACGCTGGGCGCGATGGTGTTCGGCATTGTGATTGTCAACGCCGCCCGTTCACGCGGCGTTAGCGACGCGGCGTTGTTAACCCGTTACACCATTTGGGCCGGGCTGATCGCCGGGCTGGGGCTGACGCTGGTGTACCTGAGTTTGTTCCACCTCGGTTCCTTTAGCGGCTCGCTGGTGCCGAACGCGCAGAATGGCGCCGAGATCCTGCACGCCTATGTGCAGTACACCTTCGGCAACATGGGCAGTAGCTTCCTGGCGCTGCTGATTTTTATCGCCTGTATGGTCACGGCGGTGGGCCTGACCTGCGCCTGCGCCGAATTCTTCGCCCAGTACCTGCCGCTGTCCTACCGTGCGCTGGTGTTTGTGCTGGGGCTGTTCTCCATGGTGGTATCCAATCTGGGGCTGAGTCACCTGATTCAACTGTCGGTGCCGGTGCTGACCGCGATTTATCCGCCGTGCATTGTGCTGGTGTTGTTGAGCTTCACCCGCCGCTGGTGGAACAACAGCACGCACGTCATCGCGCCGGTGATGCTGGTCAGCCTGCTGTTTGGCCTGATTGACGGCATCAAGTCATCCGCCTTCCAGTCGTTGCTGCCGGGCTGGACGCAGAGCCTGCCGATGAGCGAGCAAGGGTTGGCCTGGTTGCCGCCGTCGCTGCTCATTCTGCTGGTGGTGGCGATTTATGACCGCATCACCGGTCGTCAGGAAGTCACCGCACATTCCTGA